One genomic window of Streptomyces sp. NBC_01498 includes the following:
- a CDS encoding glycoside hydrolase family 26 protein has protein sequence MSQRRRRLISTYVGAVTAGLLVSGSVLPIASHAAGPPAPGRPEVASPAVGAYLDYGADGVRRIAGMQRWLGGTELRVGHTYLPGDVWSNIEGAPSFLGDWAEWRKARADRMFVLNVPMLERNEERVRDHLVRRELRRGARGAYDRHFEVLAERLVALGVPDTVIVLGWEMNGTTYTHRCGPDPRAWKAYWKRIVRTMRAVPGQEFRFDFAPNRGRDAIAWTECYPGDDVVDIMGMDSYDQPPGRTFEEQVNEPFGLRHHVEFAAEHGKVISYPEWGLFRNGDNPAYMRGMLEWIEEHRPLYHTLTDYCPHGVWQCEENPRSSDVFRSTLYGRTPEPRPEPEPEPSVPVEPEPEPSDPVTPVPDPVTEPAPKPEPEPEPGDPLEPGEPAEPEAPDDCAALNLSSWIEALLGKRVCLAFEDWRRRLS, from the coding sequence CGGACGGCCGGAGGTGGCCTCACCGGCGGTCGGCGCGTACCTCGACTACGGCGCCGACGGCGTGCGCCGGATCGCCGGTATGCAGCGATGGCTGGGCGGTACGGAGCTGCGGGTCGGGCACACGTACCTGCCGGGCGACGTGTGGTCCAACATCGAGGGCGCCCCGAGTTTCCTCGGGGACTGGGCGGAGTGGCGCAAGGCCCGAGCGGACCGGATGTTCGTGCTCAACGTGCCGATGCTGGAGCGCAACGAGGAGCGGGTGCGCGACCATCTCGTCCGCCGGGAGCTGCGCCGGGGCGCGCGCGGCGCGTACGACCGGCACTTCGAGGTCCTGGCGGAGCGGCTGGTCGCGCTCGGGGTGCCGGACACGGTGATCGTCCTCGGCTGGGAGATGAACGGCACCACGTACACCCATCGCTGCGGGCCCGACCCGCGCGCGTGGAAGGCGTACTGGAAGCGGATCGTCCGCACCATGCGCGCGGTGCCCGGCCAGGAATTCCGTTTCGATTTCGCGCCCAACCGGGGCCGGGACGCCATTGCCTGGACCGAGTGCTATCCGGGCGACGACGTCGTGGACATCATGGGAATGGACTCCTACGACCAGCCGCCCGGACGGACGTTCGAGGAGCAGGTGAACGAGCCGTTCGGGCTCCGGCACCATGTGGAATTCGCGGCTGAGCATGGAAAGGTGATCTCCTATCCGGAGTGGGGCCTCTTCCGTAACGGCGACAATCCCGCGTACATGCGGGGGATGCTCGAATGGATCGAGGAACACCGGCCGCTCTATCACACGCTCACGGATTACTGCCCGCACGGTGTGTGGCAGTGCGAGGAGAATCCGCGGTCGTCGGACGTGTTCCGTTCAACGCTGTACGGGCGGACGCCGGAGCCCCGGCCCGAGCCGGAGCCGGAGCCGAGCGTGCCCGTGGAGCCGGAGCCGGAGCCGAGCGACCCGGTCACCCCCGTGCCCGACCCCGTCACCGAACCCGCGCCCAAGCCCGAACCGGAGCCGGAGCCGGGTGACCCGCTGGAGCCCGGTGAACCGGCGGAGCCCGAGGCCCCGGACGACTGCGCCGCGCTGAATCTGAGTTCGTGGATCGAGGCGCTCCTCGGGAAGAGGGTCTGTCTGGCCTTCGAGGACTGGCGGCGCCGGCTGTCCTGA